In Candidatus Nomurabacteria bacterium, a genomic segment contains:
- the rpoC gene encoding DNA-directed RNA polymerase subunit beta', whose amino-acid sequence MIEEVKPADFKAIRLKLASPDAIHAWSYGEVTKPETINYRTQKPEKSGLFAEEIFGPSKDWECYCGKYKRIRYKGIVCDKCGVEVTRSLVRRERMGHIDLAAPCSHIWFLRGVPSKIGLILDLSVQELERVIYFANFIITDVNEELRKMTLEQLDQEAQAKKKAIESELHQQIQSVKQRRADADKNGKDTKAFDEELDGLQKMKEEQLQNLSEVVDIAKKELKDLQKYQIVSENVYHNLSLKYGQVFEAGIGAESIRQLLVEIDLKEMAKQLENELIDAPENKARRLVRRLKLVKNFLRNGLRPEWMILSAIPVIPPDLRPMVQLDGGRFATSDLNDLYRRVINRNNRLKRLIELNAPEVICRNEKRMLQEAVDALIDNGARHGKTVTASTGQKRMLKSIADTLKGKQGRFRQNLLGKRVDYSGRSVIVIGPHLKLYQCGLPKRMALELFRPFVISELIKREYVHNVRSASRFIEANRPEVWDILEEITKGAHVLLNRAPTLHRLGIQAFQPILIEGKAIQIHPLVCAAFNADFDGDQMAVHVPLTEQAKWEAKELMLSSKNLLKPATGSPVVSPSQDLVLGMYYLSLMDESDKNIAFSSPEEAKLAYDTGRVTLHQQVKIRLTPSTLTETTVGRVIFNEIVPKEMGFVNEVLDKKTLSKLVGGILSLLGNDRTVEFLDAVKRLSFETLTSSGLSWGMDDLPIPEAKQDVIKEAATKVDEIHSHYESGLLTEEERHAKIIEIWASVKSQLQAISRDRLDKSGPVYMMIESGARGSWEQITQMMGMKGLVTNPSGGIIELPVKGSFKEGFDVLEYFISTHGARKGLSDTALRTANAGYLTRRLIDVAQDIVIREEDCGDTAGFTYVAEEAEQMGESLQTFVHGRVLAADIVHPKTKKVLIAAGTLVTDEEYAKLEKVQLESVTIRSVLSCVSRRGICQKCYGYDLAYNRMVNMHVAVGIIAAQSIGEPGTQLTMRTFHTGGVAGQDITQGLPRVEELFEARPVRKPSILADQAGTARVEERDGQTIVTIRGIGTTPEAYKFPRKKAGLKVLVEDGSEVQEGDVLYEIDGDKTLSKSAGKCKVNKTAVTVITEGMSDKEYIIPAGYTLWVKDGDLVSVGDTLTEGSVNLGELYHLKGVSAVQKYVIKDIQYIYSSQGQKLNNKHIEVIVRQMFSRVYVTDRGETELLDGDIVEYTRLVEANDKAKKEKTKPATYEHLLLGITKASLTTESFLSAASFQETARVLIDAAVSGKMDTLRGLKENVIIGKLIPVGTGVTMPRVENAEAEADETEVDPAPEAEKEAEKA is encoded by the coding sequence ATGATTGAAGAAGTAAAGCCAGCAGATTTTAAAGCCATCCGATTAAAGCTCGCCTCCCCGGACGCGATTCATGCGTGGTCCTATGGTGAAGTCACCAAACCAGAGACGATTAACTATCGGACACAAAAACCGGAAAAATCCGGTCTCTTTGCCGAGGAAATTTTTGGACCTTCCAAGGACTGGGAGTGTTACTGTGGCAAATACAAGCGCATCCGCTATAAGGGCATTGTCTGTGACAAGTGTGGAGTAGAAGTTACTCGCTCACTGGTTCGACGTGAACGCATGGGTCACATTGATTTAGCTGCTCCATGTTCACACATTTGGTTCCTCCGCGGCGTGCCATCCAAGATCGGCTTGATTCTCGATCTCTCGGTACAGGAGTTAGAGCGCGTTATTTACTTTGCAAATTTCATTATCACCGATGTCAACGAAGAGTTACGTAAGATGACATTGGAGCAGCTTGATCAAGAAGCTCAAGCAAAGAAAAAGGCCATCGAGTCTGAATTGCATCAGCAGATCCAGTCTGTGAAACAGCGCCGAGCCGATGCTGATAAGAATGGTAAAGATACTAAAGCTTTTGATGAAGAGCTCGACGGTTTGCAAAAGATGAAAGAAGAGCAGCTGCAGAATTTGAGCGAAGTGGTTGACATTGCTAAGAAGGAATTAAAGGATCTGCAAAAGTATCAGATCGTTTCTGAGAACGTGTATCATAATCTTTCCTTGAAATACGGCCAGGTTTTTGAGGCCGGTATTGGTGCTGAATCAATCCGTCAGCTCTTGGTGGAAATCGACCTCAAGGAAATGGCAAAGCAACTCGAAAATGAACTAATTGATGCGCCAGAAAATAAGGCCCGTCGTTTAGTTCGTCGCTTGAAGCTGGTAAAGAATTTCCTCCGCAATGGTTTGCGACCTGAATGGATGATTTTGTCTGCTATCCCGGTTATCCCACCGGATTTGCGTCCGATGGTGCAATTGGATGGCGGTCGCTTTGCTACCTCTGATTTGAATGATCTCTATCGCCGCGTTATCAATCGTAACAATCGATTGAAGCGTTTGATTGAATTGAATGCACCTGAAGTTATCTGTCGCAACGAAAAGCGTATGTTGCAAGAAGCAGTTGACGCCTTGATTGATAATGGTGCTCGACATGGTAAGACGGTAACTGCTTCAACCGGTCAGAAGCGCATGCTGAAATCAATTGCTGACACCCTTAAGGGTAAGCAAGGTCGCTTCCGCCAAAACTTGCTTGGTAAGCGCGTTGATTATTCCGGTCGCTCGGTTATTGTTATCGGTCCTCACCTGAAGCTCTACCAATGTGGTCTGCCAAAGCGCATGGCCCTCGAGCTTTTCCGACCATTCGTGATTTCTGAATTGATTAAGCGCGAATACGTCCATAACGTTCGTAGCGCATCCCGTTTCATTGAAGCAAACCGTCCGGAAGTTTGGGATATCCTAGAAGAAATTACCAAAGGCGCGCACGTGCTCTTAAACCGTGCTCCTACTTTGCACCGACTTGGTATTCAGGCTTTCCAACCAATCCTTATTGAAGGTAAGGCTATTCAAATTCACCCATTGGTGTGTGCAGCTTTCAACGCTGACTTCGATGGTGACCAAATGGCCGTCCACGTTCCGTTAACTGAACAAGCCAAATGGGAGGCTAAGGAATTAATGCTTTCGAGCAAGAACTTGCTGAAGCCGGCTACTGGTTCACCAGTGGTTAGCCCCTCACAGGACTTGGTCTTGGGTATGTACTACCTCAGCTTAATGGATGAGTCTGATAAGAATATTGCCTTCTCTTCACCAGAAGAAGCTAAACTAGCCTATGACACTGGCCGAGTAACACTCCACCAGCAAGTGAAGATCCGTCTCACGCCAAGCACCCTTACTGAAACAACAGTTGGTCGGGTTATCTTCAATGAAATCGTGCCGAAGGAAATGGGTTTTGTGAACGAGGTACTTGATAAGAAGACCCTTTCAAAGTTGGTAGGTGGCATCCTCAGTCTCCTTGGCAACGATCGCACAGTAGAATTTTTGGATGCAGTGAAGCGACTCTCCTTTGAAACCCTGACCTCATCCGGTTTGTCCTGGGGTATGGATGACTTACCAATTCCTGAAGCAAAGCAGGATGTTATCAAAGAAGCTGCCACGAAGGTTGATGAGATTCACTCTCACTACGAATCAGGATTACTGACTGAAGAAGAACGTCACGCCAAGATCATCGAGATTTGGGCAAGTGTGAAATCGCAACTGCAGGCTATTAGCCGAGACCGATTAGATAAGTCCGGTCCGGTCTACATGATGATTGAATCAGGCGCCCGTGGTTCCTGGGAACAGATTACTCAGATGATGGGTATGAAAGGTTTGGTAACCAACCCATCCGGAGGCATTATTGAACTGCCGGTAAAAGGTAGCTTCAAAGAAGGTTTCGATGTACTGGAATACTTCATCTCCACTCACGGTGCACGTAAAGGTTTGTCTGATACCGCCCTCCGTACTGCAAATGCTGGTTATCTGACTCGCCGTCTCATTGATGTAGCGCAGGACATTGTTATCCGTGAAGAGGATTGTGGTGATACCGCAGGCTTCACCTATGTTGCCGAAGAGGCTGAACAGATGGGTGAGAGTCTGCAAACCTTTGTACACGGTCGCGTGTTGGCAGCTGATATTGTCCATCCAAAGACCAAGAAAGTCCTTATCGCAGCCGGCACCCTCGTAACCGATGAAGAATACGCTAAGCTTGAAAAAGTGCAGCTTGAGTCAGTAACGATTCGCAGCGTATTAAGCTGTGTATCCCGACGCGGTATTTGTCAGAAGTGTTATGGATATGACTTGGCTTACAACCGCATGGTGAATATGCACGTGGCGGTCGGTATTATCGCTGCACAGTCTATCGGTGAGCCTGGTACTCAGCTGACAATGCGTACTTTCCACACTGGTGGTGTGGCCGGACAAGATATCACCCAAGGTTTACCTCGCGTTGAAGAGTTATTTGAAGCACGTCCAGTCCGCAAGCCATCTATCTTAGCTGACCAAGCTGGAACCGCTCGAGTTGAAGAGCGCGATGGTCAAACCATTGTGACTATCCGTGGTATTGGCACCACTCCTGAAGCGTATAAATTCCCTCGTAAGAAGGCCGGCTTAAAAGTGCTCGTAGAGGATGGGTCTGAGGTCCAAGAAGGCGATGTGCTTTATGAAATTGACGGGGATAAGACGCTTAGCAAATCGGCTGGTAAGTGTAAGGTAAACAAAACCGCTGTGACAGTGATTACCGAAGGCATGTCTGATAAGGAATATATCATCCCGGCCGGGTATACACTCTGGGTAAAAGACGGTGATCTCGTGAGCGTTGGTGACACCTTAACTGAAGGTAGCGTGAACCTGGGCGAGCTCTATCACCTGAAGGGCGTCTCAGCAGTCCAGAAATACGTTATCAAGGACATTCAGTACATCTACTCATCTCAGGGTCAGAAGCTTAATAACAAGCACATCGAAGTTATTGTGCGCCAGATGTTCTCACGTGTGTACGTGACCGATCGCGGTGAAACAGAATTGCTTGATGGTGATATTGTTGAATACACTCGATTAGTAGAGGCTAATGACAAGGCAAAGAAAGAAAAGACCAAGCCAGCTACTTATGAGCATCTCTTGCTCGGTATTACCAAGGCTAGCTTGACCACCGAAAGCTTCTTGTCCGCTGCTTCTTTCCAAGAAACCGCCCGCGTCCTCATTGATGCCGCAGTTTCAGGTAAGATGGACACATTGCGCGGTCTCAAAGAAAACGTGATCATCGGTAAGCTTATTCCGGTTGGAACTGGCGTCACTATGCCGCGTGTAGAGAACGCAGAAGCAGAGGCTGACGAGACTGAAGTCGATCCAGCACCAGAGGCAGAGAAAGAAGCCGAAAAGGCCTAG
- a CDS encoding DNA translocase FtsK 4TM domain-containing protein — MATKNVRRRGRPTPWDTDEEQAPEESQLSPETKRGIIVVVIFVAALVFILGFFDLAGVVGEWLDKGLGWLFGWSRYLLPLFLVAIGFALLKPDTIRLRAWAYVGAGLFMIAFAGLLHLLVDEAEIQNAITDGRGGGGIGYVMRQGLESMFGQIAAITILLALLIIGVLVMFNTTLHAIAGQRTVVDRSMNRLRFWFYRLKIAFESHKDEEPEEEEEDVEEDEREFTARDIAGAEDGEEEGEGEEDIPAHGEGTQAQIFPKVRRKKRKADVPINLLEQKHEKPMSGNIEEGKQKIKRTLETFGIDVEMDEVNVGPTVTQYTLKPAEGVKLAQITTLQNDLALALAAHPIRIEAPIPGKSLVGIEVPNKASAVVTIHEMLSSDNYSKRKSNLSLALGKDVAGNAWVSDLDPMPHLLIAGSTGSGKSVCINTILMSLLYSNTPDDLRLIMVDPKRVELSNYNGIPHLLTPVITDVDKTVHALKWVVGEMDRRYETLSQTGKRNIKMYREEIDDGMPYIVVVIDELADLMAVASRDVEAAIVRLAQMARAVGIHLIVATQRPSVDVITGLIKANITARIAFNVASIIDSRTILDLSGAEKLLGKGDMLFLSSDLSKPKRLQGAFVSEKEIERVVDYLKDQAEPQYVEEVTARPKSAIGAGGSDMSGEDDLLEEAKEVILRAGKASASLLQRRLRVGYARAARLLDLLEEEGFIGPGEGAKPREVLGGVPVSNDGFDVAEELDDEEIVEDDGEEAEVADDDEEEDEEESRA, encoded by the coding sequence ATGGCAACGAAAAATGTCCGACGTCGGGGCCGTCCGACGCCTTGGGATACTGACGAAGAGCAGGCCCCAGAGGAATCACAACTCAGTCCAGAGACGAAGCGCGGAATTATAGTAGTTGTGATTTTTGTGGCCGCCCTTGTTTTCATTTTAGGATTTTTTGACTTGGCTGGTGTGGTGGGCGAGTGGCTAGACAAAGGTCTAGGTTGGCTTTTTGGTTGGTCAAGGTATCTCCTACCTCTTTTTCTGGTGGCTATCGGCTTCGCGCTACTGAAACCTGACACGATTCGCCTGCGCGCCTGGGCCTATGTGGGCGCTGGGCTATTTATGATTGCTTTTGCTGGTCTACTTCACCTCCTGGTTGATGAAGCAGAAATACAAAATGCGATAACTGACGGGCGCGGCGGCGGCGGAATAGGATATGTTATGCGACAAGGTTTAGAAAGCATGTTTGGCCAGATCGCGGCGATCACTATTCTCTTAGCCCTGTTGATCATCGGTGTACTTGTTATGTTCAACACTACATTGCACGCTATTGCCGGACAGCGCACGGTGGTAGATCGCAGCATGAACCGTCTACGCTTCTGGTTTTATCGTCTGAAGATTGCTTTTGAGTCTCACAAAGATGAAGAACCAGAAGAAGAGGAAGAAGATGTAGAGGAGGATGAGCGAGAATTCACTGCTCGTGATATTGCTGGTGCAGAAGATGGTGAGGAAGAGGGAGAAGGAGAAGAGGACATCCCAGCTCATGGTGAAGGCACTCAAGCGCAAATATTTCCAAAAGTCCGTCGCAAGAAGCGCAAGGCTGACGTGCCGATTAATCTCTTAGAACAGAAACACGAAAAGCCGATGAGCGGCAACATTGAAGAAGGCAAGCAAAAAATTAAGCGTACACTTGAGACTTTTGGCATCGACGTAGAAATGGATGAAGTCAACGTAGGTCCAACAGTCACTCAGTACACTCTGAAGCCAGCCGAGGGTGTGAAATTGGCTCAAATAACCACACTGCAGAACGATCTCGCGCTTGCCTTGGCGGCCCACCCAATTCGTATTGAGGCGCCGATTCCCGGTAAGTCCTTGGTTGGTATTGAAGTGCCGAATAAAGCCAGCGCGGTGGTAACTATCCACGAAATGCTCAGCTCGGATAATTACTCCAAGCGTAAATCAAACCTAAGCCTCGCTCTAGGTAAGGATGTGGCGGGCAATGCTTGGGTAAGCGATCTCGATCCCATGCCTCACTTGTTGATTGCTGGTTCAACTGGATCAGGAAAGTCGGTTTGTATCAACACAATTCTGATGAGCTTGCTCTACAGTAATACACCTGACGACTTGCGACTTATCATGGTTGACCCAAAGCGGGTGGAGTTAAGCAACTATAATGGTATTCCACATTTGCTCACGCCAGTCATTACTGATGTTGATAAAACAGTGCACGCTTTGAAATGGGTGGTAGGTGAAATGGATCGCCGCTATGAAACACTCTCTCAGACGGGCAAGCGAAATATTAAAATGTATCGCGAGGAAATCGACGATGGCATGCCATACATTGTCGTTGTCATCGATGAGTTAGCTGATTTAATGGCTGTGGCCTCTCGTGATGTAGAAGCAGCAATTGTTCGCTTAGCTCAAATGGCTCGAGCAGTTGGCATCCACTTAATCGTAGCAACCCAACGACCATCGGTTGATGTTATTACTGGGCTTATTAAGGCAAACATCACTGCACGTATTGCTTTTAACGTTGCATCAATTATCGACTCACGCACGATTTTAGATTTGAGTGGCGCTGAGAAGCTGCTTGGTAAAGGTGATATGCTTTTCCTATCTTCCGACCTCTCTAAGCCAAAACGTTTGCAGGGTGCCTTTGTTTCAGAAAAGGAAATTGAGCGAGTGGTTGATTATCTCAAAGATCAAGCTGAACCGCAGTATGTTGAAGAAGTGACCGCTCGTCCGAAATCAGCCATTGGGGCGGGTGGATCCGATATGAGCGGCGAGGATGACTTACTCGAGGAAGCAAAAGAAGTTATTTTACGGGCTGGTAAAGCCTCGGCCTCTCTTCTCCAGCGGCGTTTACGCGTTGGCTATGCTCGAGCTGCTCGTTTGCTCGACTTACTCGAAGAGGAAGGCTTCATTGGTCCAGGTGAAGGAGCAAAGCCGCGTGAAGTTTTGGGCGGAGTGCCGGTCAGTAATGATGGCTTTGATGTAGCAGAGGAGCTAGATGATGAAGAAATTGTTGAGGATGATGGCGAAGAAGCAGAAGTGGCAGATGACGATGAAGAAGAGGACGAAGAAGAGTCGCGCGCATGA
- a CDS encoding helix-turn-helix domain-containing protein, protein MSTFRRKQLRASITLGERLKSHRLEQGWEIFDVAESTHIAQKYIQALEEGAYGQLPGEVYIRNFLRQYANFLRVSPDDVISSYEKERGLVKHLLNKDKKFVQRHVDVKPVFTPRRLRILGFTTIVVVVLAYLVVQAWSIIRAPELVVDSPEPQLTTIERTIKVGGMTEAESEVTINGQRVLIDTEGRFSELIDLHEGLNTIQVVAKKKRSQASTITRQVLVTIPEIQDVDTNSDNR, encoded by the coding sequence ATGAGCACCTTCCGGAGAAAGCAACTGCGAGCTAGCATCACTTTGGGTGAGCGCCTAAAATCCCATCGCCTTGAACAGGGCTGGGAAATTTTTGATGTAGCTGAGTCTACTCATATTGCACAGAAATATATTCAAGCCCTAGAAGAAGGCGCCTATGGTCAATTGCCTGGCGAAGTGTACATTCGAAATTTTCTCCGCCAGTACGCAAACTTTCTTCGCGTGAGTCCTGATGATGTTATTAGCTCATATGAAAAAGAGCGAGGCCTGGTTAAGCATCTGTTAAATAAAGATAAGAAGTTTGTCCAACGACACGTAGATGTGAAGCCAGTCTTCACTCCTCGAAGATTGCGCATCCTAGGCTTTACTACCATTGTCGTCGTCGTTCTTGCGTACTTAGTTGTACAAGCGTGGTCAATTATTCGGGCGCCGGAACTTGTGGTAGATAGCCCGGAGCCACAACTGACAACCATCGAACGGACTATTAAGGTGGGCGGAATGACCGAGGCAGAGAGCGAAGTAACTATCAACGGACAGCGAGTTTTAATTGATACCGAAGGGCGTTTTAGCGAGTTAATTGATTTACATGAAGGATTAAATACCATTCAGGTGGTGGCGAAGAAAAAGCGTAGTCAGGCCAGCACCATAACCCGACAAGTATTAGTGACCATCCCGGAAATCCAGGACGTTGACACGAATAGTGACAACCGATAG
- the recA gene encoding recombinase RecA, whose amino-acid sequence MATKTSSQENDSAGRGKAAEIAIEQIRERFGDGSIMKLGEARKSDVEAVSTGCLSLDIALGVGGVPRGRVIEIYGPEASGKTTLAQHIVAEAQKKGGLAAFIDAEHALDPDYARKIGIKVDDLLISQPDTGEQALDILETLVRSNAVDIIVVDSVAALTPKAEIEGEMGDSHMGLQARLMSQALRKLTALISRSRTIVIFINQTRMKIGVFFGNPETTTGGMALKFYSSVRIEIRRIGQIKQGERIIGSRTKAKVVKNKVAAPFKVTEFDIMYNEGISVAGDLIDTGLQYGVVEKRGNTYSFGEAKLGVGNYAARDFLKNEQKLQQEIRTQILAAVKAEQEEADKK is encoded by the coding sequence ATGGCAACAAAAACAAGCAGTCAGGAAAACGATAGCGCCGGACGCGGCAAAGCAGCTGAAATAGCTATTGAGCAAATTCGCGAGCGTTTTGGCGACGGTTCGATTATGAAGCTGGGAGAAGCACGTAAATCTGATGTGGAAGCAGTTTCCACTGGATGCTTATCCCTTGATATTGCTCTTGGTGTTGGCGGCGTACCCCGTGGGCGCGTTATTGAGATTTATGGACCGGAAGCTTCAGGTAAAACAACCCTTGCTCAGCACATTGTCGCCGAGGCACAGAAGAAAGGCGGTTTAGCGGCTTTTATCGATGCTGAGCACGCGCTTGACCCTGACTATGCTCGTAAGATTGGCATTAAGGTTGATGATTTACTCATTTCTCAGCCTGATACCGGCGAGCAAGCCTTGGATATCTTAGAGACCTTGGTGCGTTCAAACGCAGTAGATATTATCGTCGTTGACTCGGTTGCTGCCTTAACACCAAAGGCGGAAATTGAAGGAGAAATGGGTGACTCACATATGGGTTTGCAAGCTCGCCTCATGAGTCAGGCCTTACGTAAGCTTACCGCTCTAATTTCTCGATCTCGCACCATTGTTATCTTCATCAACCAAACACGCATGAAGATCGGTGTCTTCTTTGGGAATCCTGAGACAACCACAGGTGGTATGGCGTTGAAGTTTTATTCCTCAGTTCGCATCGAGATTCGACGTATTGGTCAAATTAAGCAGGGCGAACGGATTATTGGTAGCCGCACTAAAGCAAAAGTAGTGAAGAATAAAGTGGCCGCACCATTTAAGGTGACCGAGTTCGATATCATGTACAACGAAGGAATCTCCGTAGCCGGCGACCTCATTGATACTGGTCTCCAATATGGCGTGGTTGAAAAACGAGGTAATACCTATTCCTTTGGTGAAGCCAAGTTGGGAGTAGGTAATTACGCAGCACGCGACTTCCTTAAAAATGAGCAGAAATTACAGCAAGAAATTCGTACGCAAATTCTCGCTGCCGTGAAAGCAGAGCAGGAAGAAGCAGACAAAAAATAG
- a CDS encoding polymer-forming cytoskeletal protein, translating to MLMKRWQKIVLSVAGVFLIPGIALAATIQSGNTYTLATSETLEGALYVAAGTVNVDGTVNGDVMVAGGTVTISGTVNGDVLATGGTVSVTGSVSEDIRLAGGQLTIATTVPGDVTVAGGSVTLEDNAEVMGDVLVAGGDQMLHGKIHGKVRAAGGDITLAGSIDGDVRVYAGALSVADGAVVNGDLTYSSEHEASIAAGANIVGTVHYDKTTYRLSYGLLGLTIVSLIIKFLALMVAAVVVAAGFRRYSEKIVHLGRMQIGKQFVIGLLVFIVTPIAFAILFSTVIGSMLGLLLLSIYIAVLIGAGIFAGILFGAMGMRFLKKDYPENGDWVSALLGVLVLQLIVLIPIVGWLVGCFFFLLALGSICTDKWVTIRGK from the coding sequence ATGCTTATGAAACGCTGGCAGAAGATTGTTCTTTCCGTCGCAGGAGTCTTTTTAATTCCCGGCATAGCTCTGGCAGCTACTATCCAGAGTGGAAATACCTATACTTTAGCCACTAGTGAAACCCTGGAAGGGGCTTTGTATGTGGCAGCTGGTACAGTAAATGTGGATGGCACAGTCAACGGAGATGTGATGGTGGCTGGTGGCACAGTTACAATCTCCGGCACAGTCAACGGAGACGTTCTTGCAACAGGCGGGACGGTCTCAGTGACTGGTAGTGTAAGTGAAGATATTCGTTTAGCTGGTGGTCAGTTAACCATTGCCACAACAGTGCCGGGAGATGTAACAGTTGCCGGTGGATCAGTTACCTTAGAAGATAATGCCGAGGTGATGGGAGATGTGCTAGTGGCCGGCGGTGACCAAATGTTGCACGGCAAGATCCACGGTAAAGTACGAGCAGCGGGTGGAGATATCACCTTAGCTGGAAGTATTGACGGTGATGTTCGCGTGTATGCTGGTGCGCTTAGCGTGGCTGATGGTGCGGTGGTAAACGGTGACCTTACCTATTCCTCGGAGCATGAAGCAAGTATTGCCGCTGGAGCGAATATTGTAGGCACAGTGCATTATGACAAAACCACCTATCGCTTAAGCTATGGCTTACTCGGTCTAACTATTGTAAGTCTGATTATCAAATTCCTTGCCTTGATGGTAGCGGCAGTTGTTGTGGCGGCTGGTTTCCGACGCTACAGCGAGAAGATTGTACACCTCGGACGGATGCAAATTGGTAAGCAGTTTGTGATTGGCTTACTCGTCTTCATTGTTACTCCAATCGCCTTTGCCATTCTCTTTAGCACGGTTATAGGGAGTATGCTTGGACTTCTCCTCCTTAGCATTTATATAGCCGTACTGATTGGGGCTGGCATCTTTGCTGGCATCCTTTTTGGAGCTATGGGTATGCGCTTCTTGAAAAAGGATTACCCAGAAAATGGCGACTGGGTTTCCGCCCTCCTAGGAGTATTAGTCTTGCAGCTAATTGTCCTGATCCCTATCGTGGGTTGGTTAGTCGGATGCTTCTTCTTCCTGCTCGCCCTCGGTAGTATTTGCACTGATAAATGGGTGACGATCAGAGGAAAATAA
- a CDS encoding cation:proton antiporter codes for MPAAFADVTLVIVLAAILGLVARVLRQPTLVAYLVAGILVGAFGLLEFDGSAHVLDLMASFGITLLLFLVGMQMRFDTLKTVGRAALLTGVGQILFTCLIGFGIVKLLGYSTVSALYIAVAITFSSTIIVVKLLSEKRDLQSLYGRIVVGFLLVQDVVAIFMLIFLASYQQNATGLQITPFLLTLAKSAALFGIMLWLSQKVLPWFFEKLARSQELLFVTSIAWAFGISLFVASDIIGLSIEIGGFLAGVALAKSLEQYQIESQIRPLRDFFIVIFFIVLGSTLVISDFSSVLGPAILLSFFVLIGNPLIVLIIMGLLGYRKKTSFYASVTVAQISEFSLIVMSMGLTLGHIGSQEVSLVTLVGIITIVLSTYLILYSKELYPRLEKILGIFEKKNAKEESAMPAIPAGSIVIAGANRLGGHLLRKIQKKKVVIVDLDPVVAKRLEEDGYRVVFGDVTEPDIQEHIRLEDASVIISTIPDLNDTLLLLGILREQDRKKNRPTTIVTAYTNWEAQQLYDAGADYVILPHFVSGQHLATLLKSGRLNTATMQQWRRHDVKILDSLKKQLS; via the coding sequence ATGCCTGCTGCATTTGCCGACGTAACCCTTGTCATCGTTCTCGCTGCAATTCTCGGACTCGTTGCCCGAGTGCTACGTCAACCTACCTTAGTGGCCTACTTGGTTGCTGGGATTTTAGTTGGAGCATTTGGCTTACTCGAATTTGATGGGAGCGCACACGTTCTCGACCTGATGGCATCTTTTGGTATTACCTTGCTCCTCTTCTTAGTTGGTATGCAGATGCGCTTTGATACATTAAAAACGGTAGGACGGGCAGCGCTCTTAACTGGGGTAGGACAAATTCTTTTTACCTGTTTGATCGGCTTTGGAATTGTGAAGCTACTTGGCTACAGCACCGTTTCTGCACTTTACATCGCAGTGGCCATCACCTTCTCGAGCACAATCATCGTGGTGAAACTGTTATCGGAAAAACGAGATCTCCAAAGCCTCTATGGCCGCATCGTGGTAGGCTTCTTGCTTGTCCAAGATGTGGTGGCTATTTTCATGCTTATCTTTTTGGCCAGCTATCAGCAGAACGCCACTGGTCTACAAATCACTCCCTTTCTCTTAACTTTAGCGAAGAGCGCCGCCCTCTTTGGCATCATGCTTTGGTTATCGCAAAAAGTTCTGCCCTGGTTTTTTGAAAAACTTGCCCGATCGCAAGAGCTCCTCTTTGTCACGAGTATTGCCTGGGCCTTTGGCATTAGCCTCTTTGTTGCCAGTGATATTATTGGCCTCTCTATTGAAATTGGTGGCTTCCTAGCCGGTGTTGCCTTGGCCAAGTCGCTAGAACAATATCAAATTGAATCACAAATTCGACCTCTGCGTGATTTCTTCATTGTTATTTTCTTCATTGTACTCGGCTCGACACTTGTCATCTCTGATTTCTCGTCCGTACTTGGACCAGCAATTTTACTCTCATTCTTTGTCCTGATTGGCAACCCGCTCATTGTGCTGATTATTATGGGGCTTTTGGGATACCGTAAAAAAACTAGCTTCTATGCCAGTGTCACTGTCGCCCAGATTTCTGAATTCAGCCTCATTGTCATGAGTATGGGATTAACGCTTGGGCATATTGGATCACAAGAGGTTTCACTTGTTACTCTGGTCGGCATTATTACCATCGTACTATCCACCTATCTCATTCTTTATAGTAAAGAGCTCTATCCTAGACTTGAAAAAATACTCGGTATTTTTGAAAAAAAGAATGCGAAAGAAGAATCAGCCATGCCGGCAATCCCAGCTGGATCAATTGTTATTGCTGGGGCAAATCGCTTAGGTGGACACCTACTTCGAAAGATACAAAAGAAAAAAGTGGTTATTGTTGACCTTGACCCAGTCGTAGCAAAACGACTAGAAGAAGATGGTTATCGAGTTGTATTTGGCGATGTGACAGAGCCGGACATCCAAGAACATATTCGACTAGAGGATGCGTCAGTGATCATTTCAACTATTCCGGATTTAAATGACACGCTACTTTTGCTGGGCATACTCCGTGAACAGGACCGCAAAAAAAATCGTCCTACTACTATCGTAACTGCGTATACAAATTGGGAAGCGCAGCAACTCTATGACGCTGGAGCAGACTACGTTATCCTGCCACACTTTGTGAGCGGTCAACACTTAGCAACCTTACTGAAAAGTGGGCGTCTTAATACGGCAACTATGCAGCAATGGCGACGACATGACGTAAAAATTCTTGATTCGCTAAAAAAGCAACTGAGCTAA